From Alligator mississippiensis isolate rAllMis1 chromosome 9, rAllMis1, whole genome shotgun sequence, one genomic window encodes:
- the PRELID3B gene encoding PRELI domain containing protein 3B isoform X2 — protein MKIWTSEHVFEHPWETVTTAAMQKYPNPMNPSVVGVDVLDRHIDPHGKLHSLRLLSTEWGIPSIVKSLIGACRTKTYVQEHSVVDPVKKTMELQSSNISFTNLVSVDERLIYKPHPHAPDKTILTQEAIISVKGVSLSSYLEGLMENTISSNANKGREALEWVISKLNAEIEEFTASARQSMRTSMAAAAFAEK, from the exons ATGAAGATCTGGACTTCGGAGCACGTGTTCGA GCACCCGTGGGAAACAGTTACAACAGCTGCCATGCAGAAATATCCCAACCCCATGAACCCGAGTGTCGTGGGTGTTGATGTGCTAGACAGACACATAGATCCACATGGGAAACTGCACAGCCTTCGACTGCTCAGCACCGAATGGGGAATCCCCTCCATTGTGAAATCG CTCATTGGTGCATGTAGAACAAAGACATACGTTCAGGAACATTCTGTTGTTGACCCTGTGAAAAAAACAATGGAACTTCAGTCCAGTAAT atttcatTTACAAATCTGGTTTCAGTAGATGAGCGGCTTATTTATAAACCACATCCTCATGCGCCTGATAA AACCATTTTGACTCAAGAAGCAATAATATCTGTGAAAGGGGTCAGTCTCAGCAGTTACCTAGAAGGATTAATGGAAAACACAATCTCTTCCAATGCCAATAAA gGTCGTGAGGCACTAGAATGGGTAATCAGTAAATTGAATGCTGAAATTGAGGAGTTCACAGCTTCAGCAAGACAAAGCATGAGGACttctatggcagcagcagcatttgcaGAGAAATGA
- the PRELID3B gene encoding PRELI domain containing protein 3B isoform X1, with product MAILFIQKKTKQQQQWKHPWETVTTAAMQKYPNPMNPSVVGVDVLDRHIDPHGKLHSLRLLSTEWGIPSIVKSLIGACRTKTYVQEHSVVDPVKKTMELQSSNISFTNLVSVDERLIYKPHPHAPDKTILTQEAIISVKGVSLSSYLEGLMENTISSNANKGREALEWVISKLNAEIEEFTASARQSMRTSMAAAAFAEK from the exons ATGGCGATTTTATTCattcaaaaaaaaacaaaacaacaacaacaatggaA GCACCCGTGGGAAACAGTTACAACAGCTGCCATGCAGAAATATCCCAACCCCATGAACCCGAGTGTCGTGGGTGTTGATGTGCTAGACAGACACATAGATCCACATGGGAAACTGCACAGCCTTCGACTGCTCAGCACCGAATGGGGAATCCCCTCCATTGTGAAATCG CTCATTGGTGCATGTAGAACAAAGACATACGTTCAGGAACATTCTGTTGTTGACCCTGTGAAAAAAACAATGGAACTTCAGTCCAGTAAT atttcatTTACAAATCTGGTTTCAGTAGATGAGCGGCTTATTTATAAACCACATCCTCATGCGCCTGATAA AACCATTTTGACTCAAGAAGCAATAATATCTGTGAAAGGGGTCAGTCTCAGCAGTTACCTAGAAGGATTAATGGAAAACACAATCTCTTCCAATGCCAATAAA gGTCGTGAGGCACTAGAATGGGTAATCAGTAAATTGAATGCTGAAATTGAGGAGTTCACAGCTTCAGCAAGACAAAGCATGAGGACttctatggcagcagcagcatttgcaGAGAAATGA